In Clavibacter californiensis, the sequence CGACGGAGGTCAGTACCCTCTTCATATCGTCCTCACGACCCGCGTCACGGCTGACGCGATCTCCTCCTGCAGGGTATCCCACGGGGTCTGCTCCATGCCTGGCAGTACGCGGATCACGATGGAGGTGCCCGTGGGGACCGTGCGGAGCACATCGGCCGACACGGCCTTGAGGCGCCTGCGGACGAGGTTGCGGGTGACGGCGTTGCCGACCTTCTTCGAGACGATGAACCCGAAGCGGGTGGGCGAGTCCTGGGGGCCGGCCAGCGCGGACACGACCGCGGTCCCCGTGGTCGTCCGGCGTCCTCGCCTGACGATGGTGCGGTAGTCCGCACCGCTCGTCACGCGATTCCGCCGAGCGAGCACGTGCTACGCGGAGAGCTCGGTGCGTCCCTTGCCACGACGGGCGGCGAGGATGGCACGGCCGGCACGGGTGCGCATGCGGAGGCGGAAGCCGTGCTTCTTGGCCTTCTTGCGGTTGTTCGGCTGGAAGGTGCGCTTGCTCACGGTGAGTCTCCACTCAGGTTGGTCCACGGGGCCGACGAGTGCGGCTGGGAAGATGGGGCAGCCTCGAGGGGCTGGGTCAACTGCCTAAATCTACGGGCCGGGCGGGCTGCGGTCAAACCCGGGAGCCGGATCGTGATTATCCACACAGATCGGCCATCGGCCGGTATCGACATGCCGCCGTCGATAGGGTCGATTTGTCCTGATCTCCGACAGTGGCTACCGTGTGGCGTGGCCGCGACGCGTCGGGGATCGCCCGCGCGGTGCTGACGGCCCGTTCGCACACAGGGTGGATAACCCTGTGAGTAACTATGCTGTCCGCGGTCGCGGTACCCGGACGGTCCGCACCCTCGGAGCCTCCGGGGACGGACGCCGCACGCACGACCGCGACGCCCTTCCAGCGTCGACAGCAGTCCGTGCACCGCGTGGCGGCCCCGGCATCAGCCGCGGGACCGAGCCTGGTGACGGCAGATGGGGAAACATGTCCGACCGCTCCGACCCGACGCACGCGATCTGGCAGAAGGTGCTCGCCGCCCTCACCGCGGACGATCGGATCACCCCGCAGCTGCACGGCTTCATCAGCCTCGTGGAGCCCAAGGGCGTCATGACCGGCACCCTGTACCTCGAGGTCCCCAACGACCTCACCCGCGGGATGCTCGAGCAGCGCATCCGCGTCCCGCTCCTGAACGCCATCGGCTCGCTCGACGAGGCCGCGGGCGTCAGCAACTTCGCCATCGTGGTCAACCCCGAGATCGCGCAGGACGCCTTCGCCCAGCATCCCGAGCCGGCCGCTGAGCAGCCCTACATCGAGACGCCGACCATCACGGCGCCCACGGACAACCCGGGGCTGCCTGCCTCGCCGTCTCGCGGCGACTCGCGTCTCAACCCGAAGTACGGCTTCGACACCTTCGTCATCGGCGGGTCCAACCGGTTCGCCCACGCCGCGGCAGTCGCCGTCGCGGAGGCGCCGGCCAAGGCCTACAACCCTCTCTTCATCTACGGAGACTCCGGGCTCGGCAAGACCCACCTGCTGCACGCGATCGGCCACTACGCCATCAGCCTCTACCCCGGCATCCGCGTGCGGTACGTGAGCTCCGAGGAGTTCACCAACGACTTCATCAACTCGATCGCGAACAACCGGTCCTCGCTGTTCCAGTCGCGCTACCGGGACAACGACATCCTGCTGATCGACGACATCCAGTTCCTCCAGGGCAAGGACTCCACGCAGGAGGCCTTCTTCCACACCTTCAACACGCTGCACGACCACAACAAGCAGGTGGTGATCACGAGCGACCTGCCGCCGAAGCACCTCACGGGCTTCGAGGACCGCATGCGCTCCCGCTTCGAGTGGGGCCTCATCACCGACGTGCAGGCGCCCGACCTCGAGACGCGCATCGCGATCCTCAGGAAGAAGGCGCAGAGCGAGAAGCTGCAGGTGCCGGACGACATCCTCGAGTACATGGCCACCAAGGTCACGTCGAACATCCGCGAGCTCGAGGGCACGCTGATCCGCGTGACGGCGTTCGCGAGCCTCAACAAGACGCCCGTCGACCTCGCGCTCGTGCAGACGGTCCTGAAGGACCTGATCACGCTGGACGAGGACAACGTCATCGCTCCGGTCGACATCATCAACCACACCGCTGCCTACTTCAAGCTCACCGTCGATGACCTCTACGGCTCGTCCCGGTCCCAGGCCGTGGCCACGGCACGCCAGATCGCCATGTACCTGTGCCGCGAGCTGACCAACCTCTCGCTGCCCAAGATCGGTCAGCTGTTCGGCAACCGGGACCACACGACGGTCATGTACGCCAACAAGAAGATCACCGAGCTCATGAAGGAGCGCCGCTCCATCTACAACCAGGTGACGGAGCTCACGAGCCGGATCAAGCAGAACCACCGCTACGGCAAGATGTGACGCCGTCTGCACGCGCCTCAGCGGCGCGGGCAGTGGACGAGGCAGGAGAAGGGGTCGGACCACGAGGTCCGGCCCCTTCTGCGCGTCCGGGCGACAGCAGCAGCCCGACGCCGACCGGCCCGGCGACGACGGCTGGCACGCTCTGGAGGACTGCTCCGTGGGAGGGGCAGAGCCTCACAAGGGCTGGATCCGCCGTTCCCCACAGTGTGCACAGAGTGTGGATAACTGTGGAGAACCGCCGGAGCCGATGTGGGTTCACGGACGCCGCCTGTGGAACCGACATCGTCGCGCCGGTGGCATCCCGCCGAGTCCCCAGGCCGCTCCACACCCGTCCCACAACTTCCAGACGTGTAGTTCCCGCTCGATGACGGGGACTCCGGGAGTTGTCCACAGATTCCACAGCGGTTAAGACTATTGATCCTTAAACCCTTCATTGGATGTCGCCCAAGAACCTCAGGGTGTGGAGGGATCGACGGTCGTGGGGTCCCCCGTCGGCACGGCTAGCATTGACCGACAAATCTTCCGCTCATCGAGGGGTCCACAACGTGAAGTTCCAAGTCAACAGGGACGTCTTCAGCGAGGCGGTGTCCTTCGCCGTCAAGCTCCTCCCGCAGCGCACGACCCTCCCGATCCTGAGCGGGGTGCTCATCGAGGCGACCGAGGACGGACTGACGCTGTCGTCGTTCGACTACGAGGTCTCCGCACGCACGCAGATCCAGGCGGACATCGATGAGCCCGGCCGCGTGCTGGTCTCCGGCCGTCTGCTCGCCGACATCGCGAACCGCCTCCCGAACGCCCCGGTGCGGTTCACCACCGAGGACTCCAAGATCACGGTCTCGTGCGGATCAGCGCACTTCACGCTGCTGAGCATGCCCGTCGAGGAGTACCCGACCCTGCCGCAGATCTCAGAGCAGTCCGGCCTCCTGCCGGCCGAGCAGTTCGCCGCCGCGGTCTCGCAGGTCGCCGTCGCGGCGTCACGCGACGACGTGACGCCCGTGATCACCGGCGTCCAGCTCGAGGTGGGGGAGATGAGCCTCGGCTTGATCGCCACGGACCGCTACCGCGTGGCCGTGCGCGAGATCGACTGGGACGGCGGCGACTCCACGACCGACGCCACCACCCGCACCGCCCTGGTGCCCGCCCGCACCCTGCAGGAGATCGGCAAGACCTTCGGTCACAGCGGCACCATCTCGGTCGCCATCACCGACACCGACGACCGCCAGCTCATCGCGTTCAGCGCAGACAGGAAGACCGTCACGTCGCTGCTGATCCGCGGCAACTTCCCGCCGGTCAAGCGCCTCTTCCCCGAGACGGTCGACAACTACGCGGTCATCAACACGGCCGACCTCATCGAGGCGACGCGGCGCGTCCAGCTCGTGCTGGAGCGAGAGGCGGCCCTCCGGTTCACCTTCACGATCGACGGCCTCACCCTCGAGGCCATCGGATCCGAGCACGCGCAGGCATCGGAGAGCATCGACGCCCTCCTGACGGGCGTCGACACCGTGGTGTCGCTGAAGCCCCAGTTCCTGCTGGACGGCCTCGGCGCCGTCCACTCCGAGTTCGTCCGGCTCTCGTTCACGAAGACGGACAACCCCAACAAGCCCGGCCCCGTGCTCATCACGAGCCAGTCCTCCAAGGACCAGGCCGGCGCTGACAACTACCGGTACCTGCTGCAGCCGAACCTGCTGCTCCGCTAGACCGCGATCAAGGAGAGAACATGCACATCGGACTCGTTGGACTCGGCAAGATGGGTGCCCGCATGCGCGCGCGCCTCGAGGCGAACGGCATCGAGGTGACCGGCTACGACACGAACCCCGACGTCTCTGACGTGGCCACGCTCGACGACCTCGCCGCCGCGCTGCCCACCCCGCGCCTCGTCTGGGTCATGGTCCCGGCCGGCAAGGTCACCCAGAACGTCGTGGGCGACCTCGCCCGCATCCTGGAGCCGGGCGACCTCGTGATCGACGGCGGCAACTCCAAGTTCACCGACGACTTCGCGCATGCGGGACTGCTCGCGGAGAAGGGGATCGACTTCGTCGACGCCGGCGTCTCGGGCGGCGTGTGGGGCCTCGAGAACGGATACGGCCTCATGGTCGGCGGTCCGGTCGAGCAGGTCCAGCGGGCGATGCCCGTGTTCGACGCGCTGCGTCCCGAGGGACCCCGCGAGGAGGGCTTCGTCCACGTCGGCGACTCCGGCGCGGGGCACTACGCGAAGATGGTCCACAACGGCATCGAGTACGCGATGATGCAGTCGTTCGCCGAGGGCTACGAGCTCCTCGCGGCGCGCAAGGACATCATCAAGGACGTCACCGGCACGTTCGAGGCGTGGCAGCGGGGCACGGTCGTCCGCTCCTGGCTGCTCGAGCTCCTGGTCAAGGCGCTCAAGGAGGACCCGGGCTTCGAGGACATCGAGGGCTTCGTGCAGGACTCGGGCGAGGGCCGGTGGACCATCGAGGAGGCGCTCGACAACGCCGTCCCGATGCCCGCCATCAGCGCGTCGATCTTCGCGCGTTTCTCCTCCCGCCAGGAGGACTCCCCGGCCATGAAGGCCGTCGCGGCGCTGCGCAACCAGTTCGGCGGCCACTCGGTGCAGAAGAAGTCCTGACCACCGGATGATCGTCCGTCACCTCTTCCTGGGTGACTTCCGCAACTACACTCGCGCGGACGTCGCGCTCCTGCCCGGTGCCACCCTCTTCGTGGGGAGCAACGGGCAGGGCAAGACGAACCTGGTGGAGGCGCTGGGCTTCCTGAGCACGCTCGGGTCGCACCGCGTCTCCACCGACCAGGCCCTCATCCGGCAGGGTGCCGAATCCGCGGTGATCCGGGCGCTGCTGCAGCATGCGGGCCGAGAGCTCCGGGTCGAGGTGCAGATCAACCGGTCCTCGGCCAATCGCGCGCAGGTCAACAGCACGCCGACCAAGCCGCGCGAGCTGCCGCGGTACTTCTCGAGCGTGCTGTTCGCGCCCGAGGACCTGGCCCTCGTGCGCGGGGATCCGTCGGGGCGTCGCCGGCTGCTCGACCAGCTGCTCGTGCTGCGCACGCCGCGGCTCGCTGGCGTGCTGTCGGACTACGACCGGGCGTTGAAGCAGCGCAACACGCTGCTGAAGTCGGCGCGGGCGCGCGGGATGAAGGCCGACCAGCTGGGGACGCTCGACATCTGGGACGAGCGGCTCGTCGCGATCGGATCGCAGATCATCGCAGCGCGCGGCGCCCTGGTCGAGGCGCTGCAGCCGGAGCTGGCGCGCGCGTACCTTGCCGTGGCGGGATCCGACCACGGGCCCTCCGCGAGTCCGGAGCTGAGCATCCTCGCGGATGACCCGGGTGAGGATGACGTCGCGGACGAGACGGGCGGGCGCGATGGCGGCCGCTTCACGCGGACCGAGAACGTCGTGCCGGTCTTCGCCGCGGCCATCGCGCGGATGCGACCACGCGAGCTCGAGCGGGGCCTGACCCTGGTCGGCCCGCATCGGGACGACGTGCTGTTCCGGCTCAACGGGTTACCCGCGAAGGGCTATGCCAGCCACGGGGAGTCGTGGTCGTTCGCCCTCGCGTTGAAGCTCGCCTCGGCGGAGCTGCTGCGACGCGACTCGCAGACGGGGGATCCCGTGCTGATCCTCGACGACGTGTTCGCCGAGCTCGACCAGGCCAGACGCGGGCGGCTGGCGGAGGCCGTCACCGGCTTCGAGCAGGTGCTGATCACCGCGGCCGTGTTCGAGGACGTGCCCGCGCACCTGGCGGCGAACGCCGTGCACATCCGGGCCGGGGAGATCGTGGACGCTCCGGCGCCTGCATCGGCATCCGACGCCGAGGATGGGGGAGCGGCATGATCCCCCGCGCACCTGACGGCGGTCCGATGCCCGAGTCGGAGGCGGTGGCGGTCTACCGCCGGTTCCGCAAGGTGTTCGGCGACGCGTCCGTCCGCTCGCCGTCGGCGCGGAAGCGCCGCGAGCAGAAGGCCGGCAGCTCGCCGTTCCAACCCGGACGGGATCCCGACTCGCTCGGGAACGTGATGGACTCGCTCACCTCGCGGATGGGCTGGACGTCATCGCTGTCGCAGGCCGAGCTCATGGCCGCGTGGACGACCATCGCCGGCGAGGAGACGGCCGTGCACTCGTCCCCCGTCGGGATCGAGGACGGCCTCCTCACCGTCGAGTGCGAGTCGACGGCGTGGGCCACTCAGCTGCGGTTGATGCGCGTGGAGATCACGACGCGCATCGCCGAGCGCTTCCCCGACGCGGGCATCCGGTCGATCCGCTTCCAGGGGCCGAACGCCCCGTCCTGGAAAAAGGGTCCCAGGTCGATCCCAGGGCGGGGCCCGCGCGATACCTACGGCTAGGGAGGCGAATCAGGTCACCCCCGTCGCGAAAGCGCCTCAGCGGGCCGGATAGAGAGGTGCGGAGCCTACTACTGCGATAGAATGAGGGGTCGCCCGCAGTCCAGGGACGACGGTCCCCGGATCATCCCGTGATCCGCGCGCGTCCGCCGTCGGGCAGGGGCGCGTCGACGCGGCAGGAGCCACCACTTCATGACATCGGATGCCACACAGGACCTCCCCGACGACTCCACCCCCGACGAGGTGGAGGTCGAGGAGACGCACAACGACTCCGACCACATCACCCGCCAGCAGGTCAGCAACGACTACGGCGCCAACGAGATCCAGGTGCTCGAGGGCCTCGAGGCCGTGCGGAAGCGCCCCGGCATGTACATCGGATCCACCGGCCCGCGCGGTCTGCACCACCTGGTGAGCGAGATCGTCGACAACTCCGTCGACGAGGCCCTCGCCGGGTTCGCCAGCGACATCCAGATCACCATGCGCAAGGACGGCGGCATCCGCGTCGTCGACGACGGTCGCGGTATCCCGGTCGACATCCACCCGATCGAGGGCATCTCGACGGTCGAGCTCGTCCTCACCAAGCTGCACGCTGGCGGCAAGTTCGGCGGCGGCGGATACGCGGTGTCCGGCGGCCTGCACGGTGTCGGCAGCTCCGTGGTGAACGCGCTGTCCGAGCGCCTCGACGTCGAGGTGCGCCGCCAGGGCGCCGTATGGCGCCAGAGCTTCACCATCGGCGTGCCGGACGCACCGCTCCAGAAGGGCGAGGGATCCACCGAGACCGGCACCACGATCACCTTCTGGCCGAGCCGCGAGATCTTCGAGACCGTCGAGTTCGACTACGACACCCTCCGCGCGCGCTTCCAGCAGATGGCGTTCCTCAACAAGGGCCTCGCCCTCACGCTGCACGACGAGCGCGAGGTGGACGGCGCCGAGCACCGCACCGAGAAGTTCCTCTACGAGCGGGGCCTCGTCGACTACGTGGAGCACCTCGTGAAGGCGAAGAAGACCGAGGTCGTCAACGCCGACGTCATCGCCTTCGAGTCCGAGGACACGGTCAAGAAGATCAGCCTCGAGGTCGCGATGCAGTGGACCACCTCCTACACGGAGAGCGTCCACACCTACGCGAACACCATCAACACGCACGAGGGCGGCACGCACGAGGAGGGGTTCCGCGCGGCGCTCACCACGCTCGTCAACCGCTACGCGCGCGAGAACAAGCTGCTCCGCGAGAAGGACGAGAACCTCACGGGCGACGACGTCCGCGAGGGCCTCACCGCCGTCATCTCGGTGAAGCTCGGCGAACCGCAGTTCGAGGGCCAGACCAAGACCAAGCTCGGCAACACCGAGGCCAAGGCCTACGTCCAGCGCATCGTCGGACAGCAGCTGGGGGACTGGCTGGAGAAGAACCCCGCGCAGGCGAAGGACATCATCCGCAAGGGGATGCAGGCCTCGCAGGCCCGTCTCGCCGCCCGCAAGGCGCGCGAGCAGACCCGGCGCAAGGGCCTGCTCGAGTCGGGCGGCATGCCCGGCAAGCTCAAGGACTGCCAGAGCAAGGACCCGGCGCTCAGCGAGGTGTTCCTCGTCGAGGGCGACTCGGCCGGCGGATCCGCGGTGCAGGGGCGCAACCCCACCACGCAGGCGATCCTGCCGCTGCGGGGCAAGATCCTCAACGTCGAGAAGGCCCGGCTCGACCGCGCGCTGCAGAACAACGAGGTGCAGTCGATGATCACCGCGTTCGGCGCGGGCATCGGCGAGGACTTCAACGCCGAGAAGGTCAGGTACCACAAGATCGTGCTCATGGCCGACGCGGACGTCGACGGCCAGCACATCACGACCCTGCTGCTCACCCTGCTGTTCCGCTACATGCGGCCCCTCATCGAGCTCGGCTACGTCTACCTGGCGCAGCCGCCGCTGTACCGGCTCAAGTGGTCGAACGCGGAGCACCAGTACGTCTACACGGATGCCGAGCGCGATGCCCTGCTGGTGCACGGGCAGGCCAACGGCAAGAAGATGCCGAAGGACAACGGCATCCAGCGCTACAAGGGCCTCGGCGAGATGGACTACAAGGAGCTGTGGGAGACCACCATGGATCCGGCGACCCGCACGCTCATGCAGGTCACGCTCGACGACGCCGCGGGTGCCGACGAGGTGTTCTCGACGCTGATGGGCGAGGACGTCGAGTCCCGCCGGAGCTTCATCCAGCGCAACGCCAAGGACGTCAGGTTCCTCGACATCTGATCGACCGGGCGGCGGCATGGCCAGATGCCGACCGCCGCCCCATGCCGACCCCACGATCCACCGACCTCTGAACGGGACCTCCATGGCCGACGACAACACTCCGGACGACGAGCAGGGCACGGGGGCGACCCCGGACGACGAGCAGGCCTCGTCGACCGGCGACGCCCTGCCCCAGGAGGGCGTGACGCCGGCGTCATCGGCCGCCGCCTCGTCCGACTCGCTGCCCGGAGCGATCGTCGACCCCGACGCCACCGTGGTCGTCACGCACGACCGCATCGAGCAGGTCGACCTCCAGCTCGAGATGCAGCGCTCGTTCCTCGACTACGCGATGAGCGTCATCGTGCAGCGCGCGCTCCCCGAGGTGCGCGACGGCCTCAAGCCCGTGCACCGTCGCGTGATCTACGCCATGTACGACGGCGGCTACCGCCCCGACCGCTCCTTCTTCAAGTCGGCCCGCGTGGTCGGCGAGGTCATGGGGCAGTTCCACCCGCACGGCGACTCGTCCATCTACGACGCGCTGGTGCGCCTCGTCCAGCCGTGGAGCCTGCGCTACCCGCTCGCGCTCGGTCAGGGCAACTTCGGCTCCGCCGGCAACGACGGCGCCGCCGCCCCGCGGTACACCGAGACCAAGATGGCGCCGCTCGCCATGGAGATGGTCCGGGACATCACCGAGGACACGGTCGACTTCCAGGACAACTACGACGGGCGCACGCTCGAGCCGAAGATCCTCCCGTCGCGCTTCCCGAACCTGCTGGTCAACGGATCCGTCGGCATCGCGGTCGGCATGGCCACCAACATCCCGCCGCACAACCTCCGCGAGGTCGCGTCCGGCGCGCAGTGGCTGCTCGCCCACCCCGACGCGAACCGGGAGGAGCTCCTCGAGGCGCTCCTCGAGCGGATCAAGGGACCCGACTTCCCGACGGGCGCCCAGGTGCTCGGCACCAAGGGCATCCTCGAGGCGTACCGCACGGGCCGCGGATCCATCACGATGCGCGCGGTCGTCGCGGTCGAGGAGATCCAGGGCCGCGTGTGCCTCGTCGTCACCGAGCTGCCCTACCAGGTGAACCCCGACAACCTCGCGATCAAGATCGCCGAGCTCGTGAAGGACGGCAAGCTCGGCGGCGTCGCCGACATCCGCGACGAGACCTCGGGTCGCACCGGCCAGCGCCTCGTCATCGTGCTGAAGCGCGACGCGGTCGCGAAGGTCGTGCTGAACAACCTCTACAAGCACACGCAGCTGCAGGAGAACTTCGGCGCGAACATGCTGGCGATCGTCGACGGGATCCCCCGCACGCTCGCGCTCGACGGCTTCATCTCCGCGTGGGTCGACCACCAGATCGACGTCATCGTCCGCCGCACGCAGTACCGGCTCAACGAGGCCGAGGCCCGTGCCCACATCCTGCGCGGCTACCTCAAGGCGCTCGACGCGCTCGACGAGGTCATCGCGCTCATCCGCCGCTCGGAGACGGTCGAGGTCGCGCGCAGCGGGCTGATGAGGCTGCTCGACATCGACGAGCTGCAGGCCAACGCCA encodes:
- the rpmH gene encoding 50S ribosomal protein L34, with amino-acid sequence MSKRTFQPNNRKKAKKHGFRLRMRTRAGRAILAARRGKGRTELSA
- the rnpA gene encoding ribonuclease P protein component; protein product: MLARRNRVTSGADYRTIVRRGRRTTTGTAVVSALAGPQDSPTRFGFIVSKKVGNAVTRNLVRRRLKAVSADVLRTVPTGTSIVIRVLPGMEQTPWDTLQEEIASAVTRVVRTI
- the gyrA gene encoding DNA gyrase subunit A; translation: MADDNTPDDEQGTGATPDDEQASSTGDALPQEGVTPASSAAASSDSLPGAIVDPDATVVVTHDRIEQVDLQLEMQRSFLDYAMSVIVQRALPEVRDGLKPVHRRVIYAMYDGGYRPDRSFFKSARVVGEVMGQFHPHGDSSIYDALVRLVQPWSLRYPLALGQGNFGSAGNDGAAAPRYTETKMAPLAMEMVRDITEDTVDFQDNYDGRTLEPKILPSRFPNLLVNGSVGIAVGMATNIPPHNLREVASGAQWLLAHPDANREELLEALLERIKGPDFPTGAQVLGTKGILEAYRTGRGSITMRAVVAVEEIQGRVCLVVTELPYQVNPDNLAIKIAELVKDGKLGGVADIRDETSGRTGQRLVIVLKRDAVAKVVLNNLYKHTQLQENFGANMLAIVDGIPRTLALDGFISAWVDHQIDVIVRRTQYRLNEAEARAHILRGYLKALDALDEVIALIRRSETVEVARSGLMRLLDIDELQANAILEMQLRRLAALERQKIQDQAAELEQRIAEYKHILATPTVQREIISTELQEITDKYGDDRRTEIMLGFDGDMSMEDLIPEEEMVVTVTRGGYIKRTRIDNYRSQHRGGKGVRGAQLRADDVVEHFFVTTTHHWLLFLTDKGRVYRAKAYELQEAGRDAKGQHVANLLAMQPDEEIQQVLDIRDYQVAQYLVLATRDGLMKKTALTEYDTNRTGGIIAINLRDGDALVSALLVDEDDDLLLVSRKGMSLRFSADNQALRPMGRSTSGVKGMTFRGDDTLLSASVVGEQGYVFVVTEGGFAKRTAADQYRVQNRGGMGIKVAKLQDARGDLAGALIVGEEDEILVVLASGKVVRSVVAEVPAKGRDTMGVVFARFADDDRIISLAKNSERNLVVPEGAPDASDGTAAGKGTPDE
- the dnaA gene encoding chromosomal replication initiator protein DnaA → MSDRSDPTHAIWQKVLAALTADDRITPQLHGFISLVEPKGVMTGTLYLEVPNDLTRGMLEQRIRVPLLNAIGSLDEAAGVSNFAIVVNPEIAQDAFAQHPEPAAEQPYIETPTITAPTDNPGLPASPSRGDSRLNPKYGFDTFVIGGSNRFAHAAAVAVAEAPAKAYNPLFIYGDSGLGKTHLLHAIGHYAISLYPGIRVRYVSSEEFTNDFINSIANNRSSLFQSRYRDNDILLIDDIQFLQGKDSTQEAFFHTFNTLHDHNKQVVITSDLPPKHLTGFEDRMRSRFEWGLITDVQAPDLETRIAILRKKAQSEKLQVPDDILEYMATKVTSNIRELEGTLIRVTAFASLNKTPVDLALVQTVLKDLITLDEDNVIAPVDIINHTAAYFKLTVDDLYGSSRSQAVATARQIAMYLCRELTNLSLPKIGQLFGNRDHTTVMYANKKITELMKERRSIYNQVTELTSRIKQNHRYGKM
- a CDS encoding DUF721 domain-containing protein, translated to MIPRAPDGGPMPESEAVAVYRRFRKVFGDASVRSPSARKRREQKAGSSPFQPGRDPDSLGNVMDSLTSRMGWTSSLSQAELMAAWTTIAGEETAVHSSPVGIEDGLLTVECESTAWATQLRLMRVEITTRIAERFPDAGIRSIRFQGPNAPSWKKGPRSIPGRGPRDTYG
- the dnaN gene encoding DNA polymerase III subunit beta, encoding MKFQVNRDVFSEAVSFAVKLLPQRTTLPILSGVLIEATEDGLTLSSFDYEVSARTQIQADIDEPGRVLVSGRLLADIANRLPNAPVRFTTEDSKITVSCGSAHFTLLSMPVEEYPTLPQISEQSGLLPAEQFAAAVSQVAVAASRDDVTPVITGVQLEVGEMSLGLIATDRYRVAVREIDWDGGDSTTDATTRTALVPARTLQEIGKTFGHSGTISVAITDTDDRQLIAFSADRKTVTSLLIRGNFPPVKRLFPETVDNYAVINTADLIEATRRVQLVLEREAALRFTFTIDGLTLEAIGSEHAQASESIDALLTGVDTVVSLKPQFLLDGLGAVHSEFVRLSFTKTDNPNKPGPVLITSQSSKDQAGADNYRYLLQPNLLLR
- the recF gene encoding DNA replication/repair protein RecF (All proteins in this family for which functions are known are DNA-binding proteins that assist the filamentation of RecA onto DNA for the initiation of recombination or recombinational repair.) codes for the protein MIVRHLFLGDFRNYTRADVALLPGATLFVGSNGQGKTNLVEALGFLSTLGSHRVSTDQALIRQGAESAVIRALLQHAGRELRVEVQINRSSANRAQVNSTPTKPRELPRYFSSVLFAPEDLALVRGDPSGRRRLLDQLLVLRTPRLAGVLSDYDRALKQRNTLLKSARARGMKADQLGTLDIWDERLVAIGSQIIAARGALVEALQPELARAYLAVAGSDHGPSASPELSILADDPGEDDVADETGGRDGGRFTRTENVVPVFAAAIARMRPRELERGLTLVGPHRDDVLFRLNGLPAKGYASHGESWSFALALKLASAELLRRDSQTGDPVLILDDVFAELDQARRGRLAEAVTGFEQVLITAAVFEDVPAHLAANAVHIRAGEIVDAPAPASASDAEDGGAA
- the gyrB gene encoding DNA topoisomerase (ATP-hydrolyzing) subunit B; the protein is MTSDATQDLPDDSTPDEVEVEETHNDSDHITRQQVSNDYGANEIQVLEGLEAVRKRPGMYIGSTGPRGLHHLVSEIVDNSVDEALAGFASDIQITMRKDGGIRVVDDGRGIPVDIHPIEGISTVELVLTKLHAGGKFGGGGYAVSGGLHGVGSSVVNALSERLDVEVRRQGAVWRQSFTIGVPDAPLQKGEGSTETGTTITFWPSREIFETVEFDYDTLRARFQQMAFLNKGLALTLHDEREVDGAEHRTEKFLYERGLVDYVEHLVKAKKTEVVNADVIAFESEDTVKKISLEVAMQWTTSYTESVHTYANTINTHEGGTHEEGFRAALTTLVNRYARENKLLREKDENLTGDDVREGLTAVISVKLGEPQFEGQTKTKLGNTEAKAYVQRIVGQQLGDWLEKNPAQAKDIIRKGMQASQARLAARKAREQTRRKGLLESGGMPGKLKDCQSKDPALSEVFLVEGDSAGGSAVQGRNPTTQAILPLRGKILNVEKARLDRALQNNEVQSMITAFGAGIGEDFNAEKVRYHKIVLMADADVDGQHITTLLLTLLFRYMRPLIELGYVYLAQPPLYRLKWSNAEHQYVYTDAERDALLVHGQANGKKMPKDNGIQRYKGLGEMDYKELWETTMDPATRTLMQVTLDDAAGADEVFSTLMGEDVESRRSFIQRNAKDVRFLDI
- the gnd gene encoding phosphogluconate dehydrogenase (NAD(+)-dependent, decarboxylating); the protein is MHIGLVGLGKMGARMRARLEANGIEVTGYDTNPDVSDVATLDDLAAALPTPRLVWVMVPAGKVTQNVVGDLARILEPGDLVIDGGNSKFTDDFAHAGLLAEKGIDFVDAGVSGGVWGLENGYGLMVGGPVEQVQRAMPVFDALRPEGPREEGFVHVGDSGAGHYAKMVHNGIEYAMMQSFAEGYELLAARKDIIKDVTGTFEAWQRGTVVRSWLLELLVKALKEDPGFEDIEGFVQDSGEGRWTIEEALDNAVPMPAISASIFARFSSRQEDSPAMKAVAALRNQFGGHSVQKKS